From the Paenibacillus sp. FSL H8-0548 genome, one window contains:
- a CDS encoding glycoside hydrolase family 88 protein, with protein sequence MKIETDQAHIGQVIHQVVDYTLRMDLTWDWSCGVAYYGVSRAFEVTGEKEYLERMAVWCDEYIEAGLPDWNVNTCAMGHMLITLYEQTKDQKYLDLILSKIDYLENKAERFGDRVLQHTVSSKNDFPEQCWADTLFMAAYFLLRTGVMLNEKPFIDDALHQFYWHINYLQDEQTSLWYHGYNHINKDHISGIYWGRANAWAAYTMSRVSKVLPEGYLYPPFMHINSSLRDQLASIKNLQKEDGLWGTVLDYSDSYSEVSASAGIAAAMITNNNPLHGKYVQRALNGVLTNISENGRVLNVSGGTAVMNDRDGYLRVDKKWAQGWGQGLSLALLAVVMENNK encoded by the coding sequence ATGAAAATAGAGACGGATCAAGCTCATATCGGGCAAGTCATTCATCAAGTTGTCGACTACACATTAAGAATGGACCTAACCTGGGATTGGTCTTGCGGTGTTGCCTATTATGGCGTTAGTCGCGCCTTTGAGGTCACGGGAGAGAAAGAATATCTAGAAAGAATGGCCGTCTGGTGTGATGAATATATTGAAGCGGGGCTTCCGGATTGGAACGTGAATACATGTGCTATGGGACATATGTTGATAACCCTATATGAACAAACTAAAGATCAAAAATATTTGGATTTAATTCTCAGTAAAATAGATTATCTTGAAAACAAAGCAGAACGTTTCGGAGATCGTGTGTTACAGCATACGGTTTCTTCCAAAAACGATTTTCCAGAGCAATGTTGGGCGGATACGTTGTTTATGGCCGCTTATTTCTTATTACGTACCGGCGTTATGTTGAATGAAAAACCATTTATTGATGACGCTTTGCATCAGTTCTACTGGCATATCAACTATTTGCAGGATGAACAAACAAGTCTCTGGTACCATGGCTATAACCATATTAATAAGGATCATATTTCTGGTATTTATTGGGGACGCGCGAATGCTTGGGCGGCGTATACGATGTCAAGAGTATCGAAGGTTCTTCCGGAAGGTTATCTCTATCCGCCTTTCATGCACATTAACAGTTCATTGCGTGATCAACTTGCCTCAATTAAAAATCTCCAGAAAGAGGATGGGCTTTGGGGAACTGTACTGGATTATTCTGATTCATATAGCGAAGTTTCAGCAAGTGCCGGTATTGCCGCAGCGATGATAACCAATAACAATCCGCTGCATGGTAAGTACGTACAACGAGCATTAAATGGCGTATTGACGAATATCTCCGAAAACGGTCGTGTACTGAACGTCTCAGGGGGCACAGCAGTAATGAATGATAGGGACGGCTATCTTCGAGTGGACAAGAAATGGGCTCAAGGTTGGGGACAGGGACTTTCATTAGCCCTGTTGGCTGTCGTGATGGAAAATAATAAATAG
- a CDS encoding helix-turn-helix domain-containing protein: MKRFPMMLQLTLIMFFVMAIPISILTWYSETQILQYSENAIAGSTLDGLNANRKLNENALNNLSQNVVRLATTRILDRIRDFKTLDEINANYNNLNEALVILKELMNLNNRVEGVYSSYFYLKDSDYVVSTDKGITMLEKYEAMDWMDEVFSKSSGVSGVWQARTLSSGRNVLSYVLPLSHLSTTTQGTIVVNLLESQVRDYLHNSKSGKHSYLMLESDGTILSHSDENLFLTDGEQLPFIEDILQRGIQEGYSIHQIDGERLIYAWHQSSLSKWWNINIYSMDELMGKAHSLQNRIFILTGIFILLGAFLTVFLATWLSKPLRQLAQAVRSRSNGYGFSNKNELVFLDAAFKRMQEEEEGLYKLIKESEQDARNLATYNLLRGEVSKQIEDMFLLPAFRIAVVSIDRYRKYVNHTNPETRNYHRLVLIAKCEGLFPENFHSRSVYHGDGNFVIVFNYNREDMNKDFDEFKQSFIAIREAAVELLGHTVTIGISSQSDEYSTVPEQLVEAMEVIKHRMIEGTGGITFWKEESDQSDKYIYPANSERRILNYLDSGDLESIIKELELIRNEIHSAVYISYYNILFIYNQLVGVTIKHLREKNINTARIFSGSGNLYSTIASIDTLDELEEYFHEFFKEIIQYQVRNSGENYGERIIQYLEEHFTEEIMFEEMAKEIGISYSYMRKITFELTGKSLSDYMNMLRIEKAKQMLLETNMNVAQISSEVGYYNVQSFYRFFRKYEGMPPSSFKALKQESTE; the protein is encoded by the coding sequence ATGAAACGATTCCCAATGATGCTACAGCTAACACTGATCATGTTTTTTGTTATGGCAATTCCGATTTCAATATTAACATGGTACAGCGAAACACAGATTCTCCAATACTCAGAAAATGCCATTGCAGGATCAACGCTAGACGGTCTAAATGCAAATCGCAAACTCAATGAAAATGCACTAAACAATTTATCCCAAAATGTTGTGCGGCTAGCGACAACCAGAATTTTGGATCGTATCCGCGATTTCAAAACATTGGATGAAATTAACGCCAATTATAACAATTTAAACGAAGCTCTGGTTATATTAAAAGAACTGATGAACTTAAATAACAGAGTAGAAGGTGTATATTCATCTTATTTTTATTTGAAAGATTCTGATTATGTTGTTTCTACTGATAAGGGAATTACTATGTTGGAGAAGTATGAAGCCATGGATTGGATGGATGAAGTATTCTCAAAGAGCTCAGGCGTTAGCGGGGTTTGGCAAGCTCGGACACTTAGCTCGGGGCGTAATGTGCTATCCTACGTACTCCCTCTTAGTCACCTTTCTACTACAACACAAGGAACGATTGTAGTCAATTTACTGGAGAGTCAGGTTCGTGATTACCTTCACAACTCGAAATCCGGAAAGCATAGTTATCTTATGTTGGAGTCTGACGGAACAATACTATCACATAGTGACGAGAATTTATTTTTAACAGACGGGGAGCAATTGCCTTTCATTGAAGACATCTTGCAAAGAGGAATTCAAGAAGGTTATAGCATCCATCAGATTGACGGCGAGCGATTAATATATGCGTGGCATCAATCTAGTTTATCTAAGTGGTGGAATATTAATATTTATTCCATGGATGAACTGATGGGCAAGGCTCATTCCTTACAAAATAGAATTTTCATTCTGACAGGTATTTTTATTCTACTTGGAGCTTTCCTTACAGTTTTCCTGGCGACATGGTTGTCTAAACCTTTACGTCAACTGGCGCAAGCTGTCCGTTCTCGTAGTAACGGTTATGGTTTTTCTAATAAAAATGAGCTTGTATTCCTTGACGCGGCTTTTAAGCGAATGCAAGAAGAGGAAGAAGGACTTTATAAATTAATAAAAGAAAGCGAGCAGGATGCTCGTAATTTAGCAACTTATAATTTGTTAAGAGGTGAGGTTTCCAAGCAAATAGAGGACATGTTTCTATTGCCAGCGTTTCGTATCGCGGTTGTTTCGATTGACCGTTATAGAAAATATGTAAATCACACGAATCCGGAAACACGAAATTACCATAGACTTGTTCTTATAGCTAAATGTGAAGGATTATTTCCGGAAAACTTTCATAGCAGAAGTGTATATCATGGTGATGGGAATTTTGTTATTGTTTTTAATTACAATCGAGAAGATATGAATAAGGACTTTGATGAATTCAAGCAATCGTTCATTGCGATAAGGGAAGCCGCAGTGGAGTTGCTTGGTCATACTGTTACTATTGGAATCAGCAGCCAATCAGATGAATATTCAACTGTTCCCGAACAACTGGTGGAAGCCATGGAAGTCATTAAGCATCGGATGATAGAGGGGACCGGTGGAATTACCTTCTGGAAAGAGGAAAGCGATCAATCCGATAAATATATTTACCCTGCAAATAGCGAGAGACGTATCTTAAATTATCTAGATTCAGGTGATCTAGAGAGTATCATAAAAGAGCTAGAGCTTATTAGAAATGAAATCCATTCAGCTGTTTATATTTCCTACTATAACATTTTGTTTATTTATAATCAGTTAGTTGGGGTAACGATTAAGCATCTTAGAGAAAAGAATATCAACACAGCCCGAATTTTTTCAGGAAGCGGCAACCTTTATTCAACCATTGCCTCTATAGATACACTGGATGAATTAGAAGAATATTTTCATGAGTTTTTTAAGGAGATTATTCAGTACCAAGTACGAAATTCGGGGGAAAATTACGGAGAGCGGATTATACAGTACCTTGAAGAGCATTTTACTGAAGAAATCATGTTTGAAGAAATGGCAAAAGAGATTGGTATTAGCTATTCTTATATGCGAAAAATCACGTTTGAGCTTACAGGCAAAAGTCTTAGCGATTACATGAATATGCTTCGTATTGAAAAGGCTAAACAGATGCTGCTTGAAACTAATATGAATGTGGCTCAAATATCGTCCGAAGTGGGTTATTATAATGTCCAAAGTTTTTATCGTTTCTTCCGTAAGTATGAGGGAATGCCGCCAAGCAGTTTTAAAGCACTGAAGCAGGAGTCGACGGAGTGA